The Prosthecochloris marina genome window below encodes:
- a CDS encoding 2-oxoacid:ferredoxin oxidoreductase subunit beta produces MSDTNTQLTAKDFTSSQEPKWCPGCGDHAVLQQLKNAMADLNLKTEEVVFVSGIGCSSRLPYYVATYGVHGIHGRAMAMGSGLKAARPDLSVWVATGDGDALSIGGNHYIHTIRRNLDMNIILFNNEIYGLTKGQYSPTSKVGLKTVTSPNGVVDYPMNTLALTLGSGGTFVARVLDRDGKFMREVFKRSAQHRGTSVVEIYQNCPIYNDGAFSVFTDRERKADTIVYLEQGKPLVFGKESNKGIMLDGFTPLVVDLGDSSVSKDDLWVHDENDKLKANILADFFDDPDTKEDYLPRPIGIFYVEDRFTYEDALDDQIAQLQSAGEGTLEELLSGPSTWTIN; encoded by the coding sequence ATGAGCGATACAAATACTCAATTGACAGCTAAAGATTTTACGTCGAGCCAGGAACCGAAATGGTGTCCGGGCTGCGGTGATCATGCTGTGCTTCAACAGCTGAAAAACGCCATGGCAGATCTCAATCTCAAAACTGAAGAGGTTGTTTTTGTCTCAGGTATCGGCTGTTCTTCACGACTGCCGTACTATGTCGCAACCTATGGCGTTCACGGCATTCATGGAAGGGCAATGGCCATGGGTTCCGGGTTAAAAGCTGCCCGACCCGATCTCAGCGTGTGGGTCGCCACCGGTGACGGTGATGCACTGTCAATCGGCGGCAATCACTATATCCATACCATTAGAAGAAACCTCGACATGAATATTATACTGTTCAACAATGAGATCTATGGTCTTACAAAAGGACAGTATTCTCCAACATCAAAAGTTGGACTGAAGACCGTCACCTCTCCCAACGGAGTAGTTGACTACCCGATGAACACCCTTGCCCTGACGCTTGGCTCCGGTGGAACCTTTGTGGCAAGAGTCCTTGATCGTGACGGCAAATTCATGCGCGAAGTGTTCAAGCGTTCAGCACAGCACAGAGGAACATCTGTTGTCGAGATCTACCAGAACTGTCCGATATATAACGATGGTGCGTTCTCGGTATTTACCGACAGGGAAAGGAAAGCTGATACGATAGTCTATCTTGAACAGGGTAAGCCGCTTGTTTTCGGCAAAGAGAGTAACAAGGGAATCATGCTCGATGGTTTTACACCGCTTGTCGTTGACCTCGGCGACTCCTCGGTTTCCAAAGACGATTTATGGGTTCACGACGAGAATGACAAGCTGAAAGCAAATATTCTCGCTGACTTCTTTGATGATCCTGATACCAAGGAAGATTATCTTCCCAGGCCTATCGGCATCTTTTATGTTGAGGACCGTTTCACTTACGAAGATGCTCTCGACGATCAGATAGCCCAGCTGCAATCAGCTGGAGAAGGCACTCTCGAAGAACTTCTCTCAGGCCCAAGCACCTGGACGATCAACTAA
- a CDS encoding acetyl-CoA carboxylase carboxyltransferase subunit alpha encodes MATKVVLDFEKPLFELEEKLHEMRVCLKKSSGEHNLVETEGLNREIEILESKVDALRLSIYQNLTRWQKVQLARHPERPYTLDYIYMMTQDFVELAGDRHYRDDKAIVGGFARIEEEESGFKQTVMVIGHQKGRDTKSNLFRNFGMAQPEGYRKALRLMKLAEKFGKPVVTLIDTPGAYPGIEAEEMGQAEAIARNLFEMAGLRVPIICVVIGEGASGGAIGIGVGDRILMAENAWYSVISPESCSSILWRSWKFKEQAAEALKLTADDLLEQKIIDRIIPEPLGGAHHNPEKMAETVKSVLIDELRLLKGRKPEDLVDERIDKFAGMGVWNEEG; translated from the coding sequence ATGGCAACAAAAGTAGTTCTTGATTTTGAGAAGCCGCTGTTCGAGCTCGAAGAGAAGCTTCACGAGATGCGAGTGTGTTTGAAAAAAAGTTCAGGTGAGCATAATCTTGTTGAGACGGAAGGGCTGAATCGTGAGATAGAGATTCTTGAATCGAAAGTTGATGCCCTCAGGCTTTCGATCTACCAGAATCTTACAAGGTGGCAGAAGGTGCAGCTGGCGCGTCATCCGGAACGGCCATACACCTTGGATTACATCTATATGATGACACAGGACTTTGTAGAGCTCGCCGGTGACAGGCATTACCGCGATGACAAAGCGATTGTCGGAGGTTTTGCCAGGATAGAAGAGGAAGAGTCAGGCTTCAAGCAGACGGTTATGGTTATCGGGCATCAGAAGGGCCGGGATACAAAGTCAAATCTGTTCAGGAATTTCGGCATGGCTCAGCCAGAAGGGTATCGTAAAGCTCTCCGTCTCATGAAGCTCGCGGAAAAGTTCGGTAAACCGGTCGTTACCCTGATCGATACTCCCGGGGCATATCCTGGTATCGAAGCTGAAGAAATGGGGCAGGCGGAGGCGATTGCCCGCAATTTGTTTGAGATGGCCGGACTGCGTGTCCCAATTATCTGCGTTGTCATAGGTGAAGGGGCGAGCGGTGGTGCAATAGGCATTGGTGTGGGAGATCGTATACTGATGGCTGAAAACGCATGGTATTCGGTTATTTCACCTGAAAGCTGTTCATCTATTCTGTGGAGGAGCTGGAAGTTCAAAGAGCAGGCTGCTGAAGCACTGAAGCTGACAGCCGACGACCTTCTCGAACAAAAGATCATTGACAGAATTATACCCGAGCCGCTTGGGGGAGCGCATCATAATCCGGAAAAAATGGCGGAAACAGTGAAGTCGGTGCTTATTGATGAATTACGGCTTCTGAAAGGGAGAAAACCTGAAGATCTTGTCGATGAAAGAATCGACAAGTTTGCCGGGATGGGGGTATGGAATGAAGAGGGGTGA
- a CDS encoding HU family DNA-binding protein produces the protein MSKAELVEKIASQAGLTKADAERAVNAFVNVVTAGLKAGDDITLVGFGTFSTGERAERQGRNPQTGETITIAAKKVVKFKPGKALKEEVA, from the coding sequence ATGTCTAAAGCTGAGTTAGTTGAAAAGATCGCATCCCAGGCAGGGTTAACCAAAGCCGACGCGGAAAGGGCTGTGAACGCCTTTGTGAATGTTGTGACAGCTGGTCTTAAAGCAGGTGATGATATCACGCTTGTTGGTTTCGGGACTTTTTCCACAGGTGAAAGAGCCGAACGGCAGGGACGAAACCCTCAGACAGGCGAGACAATTACCATCGCAGCGAAAAAAGTTGTGAAGTTCAAGCCTGGCAAGGCATTGAAAGAAGAGGTGGCCTGA
- the efp gene encoding elongation factor P, producing the protein MTSISNVSKGSIIRFRGEPHRIESLVHRTPGNLRAFYQAGMKNLNTGRNVEYRFSASESVDVVQTERKQYQYLYRDGEDFVMMDTETFDQINIAKEIIGTPASFLTEGMLVDIVFADDNSIIEAELPIFVELEVTETSPATKDDRATSGTKPAILETGTEVNVPMFIQTGSVIRVDTRSGEYMERVKK; encoded by the coding sequence ATGACATCAATCAGTAACGTATCGAAAGGCTCGATCATCCGTTTTCGGGGTGAACCACATCGTATCGAAAGCCTGGTACACCGGACACCTGGTAATTTGAGAGCATTTTACCAGGCCGGGATGAAAAACCTCAATACCGGACGCAATGTCGAATACCGCTTCAGCGCAAGTGAATCAGTCGATGTTGTTCAGACTGAACGGAAACAGTATCAGTACCTTTATCGGGACGGGGAAGATTTTGTGATGATGGATACCGAAACCTTTGACCAGATAAACATTGCGAAGGAAATCATCGGTACCCCGGCAAGTTTTCTCACGGAAGGAATGCTTGTCGACATCGTCTTTGCGGACGACAACTCAATCATCGAAGCAGAACTGCCCATATTTGTTGAGCTCGAAGTAACCGAAACAAGTCCTGCAACAAAAGATGACCGGGCCACGAGCGGAACAAAGCCTGCAATTCTTGAAACCGGAACGGAAGTCAACGTCCCCATGTTCATCCAGACCGGCAGTGTTATCCGTGTCGATACTCGTAGCGGAGAATACATGGAAAGGGTAAAAAAATAA
- the accB gene encoding acetyl-CoA carboxylase biotin carboxyl carrier protein, translating to MNLKEIQQLIDMINNSDLDEATIEEGDFKITLKRSSANPVTNNSQPASTHAVPQAVSAPQPVIQPQVKDSEPSKPMNEGLVEIRSPIVGTFYRAPSPEADAFVNVNDRIENGQVLCIIEAMKLMNEIESDFSGAIVEILVENGQPVEYDQVLFLIKP from the coding sequence ATGAACCTGAAAGAAATTCAGCAGCTTATCGATATGATCAATAACTCGGATCTCGATGAGGCTACTATCGAAGAAGGTGATTTTAAGATCACCCTCAAAAGATCTTCTGCGAACCCTGTTACCAACAACAGCCAGCCAGCTTCGACGCATGCTGTTCCTCAAGCAGTTTCCGCACCCCAGCCAGTCATACAGCCTCAGGTAAAAGATTCCGAGCCATCAAAACCGATGAATGAAGGTTTGGTTGAAATTCGTTCACCTATCGTCGGAACCTTTTACAGAGCACCATCTCCGGAAGCCGATGCTTTTGTCAACGTCAATGACCGTATTGAAAATGGCCAGGTGCTTTGTATCATCGAGGCAATGAAACTCATGAACGAAATCGAGTCCGATTTTTCAGGAGCCATTGTTGAAATTCTGGTAGAAAATGGCCAGCCCGTAGAATACGACCAAGTGCTTTTCCTCATCAAGCCTTGA
- the accC gene encoding acetyl-CoA carboxylase biotin carboxylase subunit, which yields MFKKILIANRGEIALRVMQTCRELGISTVGVYSTADKDSLHVRYADEAVCIGPPLGKDSYLNISRILAAAEITNADAIHPGYGFLAENADFAEVCSSSGFKFIGPHAEMIRKMGDKNTARETVVAAGVPVVPGSDGLISNVKEAVDIAEKIGYPVIIKPTAGGGGKGMRVVSETSQLENALATAQNEAQQAFGNSGVYIEKFVENPRHVEIQVLADQYGNTIHLGERDCTIQRRHQKLIEETPSPVVDDELRTKMGNAAVAAAAAINYEGAGTIEFLLDSDRNFYFMEMNTRIQVEHPVTEERYDVDLVRQQILIASGENIANRSYTPKGHSIECRINAEDPKHGFRPSPGELQVFHTPGGHGVRVDTHGYASYKVPPHYDSLIAKLVVHADTREEAIERMQRALDEFIVTGIKTTIPFHKQLLMTSAFKSGEFDTGFLENSGFTVS from the coding sequence TTGTTTAAAAAAATACTTATTGCTAATCGTGGAGAAATCGCGTTACGGGTCATGCAAACCTGCCGCGAATTGGGAATCAGCACCGTCGGAGTATATTCTACAGCCGATAAGGACTCACTTCACGTCAGATATGCCGATGAAGCCGTTTGCATAGGCCCACCTCTTGGGAAAGACAGTTATTTGAATATCTCTCGTATTTTAGCGGCAGCTGAAATAACCAATGCCGATGCGATACATCCAGGGTACGGTTTTTTGGCAGAAAATGCAGACTTTGCTGAAGTATGCAGCTCCTCCGGCTTCAAATTCATCGGTCCGCATGCTGAAATGATCCGTAAAATGGGCGACAAGAACACGGCCAGAGAAACTGTTGTTGCTGCCGGTGTGCCTGTTGTTCCGGGCAGCGACGGGTTGATATCCAACGTCAAGGAAGCAGTGGACATTGCAGAAAAAATAGGATATCCGGTTATCATCAAACCTACTGCCGGAGGTGGAGGGAAAGGGATGAGAGTCGTGAGTGAAACCTCACAGCTTGAAAATGCACTTGCCACTGCCCAGAACGAAGCACAACAGGCTTTCGGAAACAGCGGTGTCTACATCGAAAAGTTCGTTGAAAATCCCCGCCACGTAGAGATACAGGTGCTTGCCGATCAGTATGGCAACACCATACACCTCGGTGAACGTGACTGTACCATACAACGTCGCCATCAGAAACTTATCGAAGAAACACCCTCACCGGTTGTCGATGACGAGCTTCGGACAAAAATGGGTAATGCCGCCGTTGCAGCTGCAGCTGCAATCAACTACGAAGGGGCCGGCACCATTGAGTTTCTCCTGGACAGTGACCGGAATTTCTACTTCATGGAAATGAATACCCGCATTCAGGTCGAGCATCCCGTCACTGAAGAGCGATACGATGTCGATCTGGTAAGGCAGCAGATTCTCATTGCTTCAGGTGAAAACATCGCAAACCGCTCGTACACCCCTAAAGGACATTCCATTGAATGCCGTATCAACGCCGAAGATCCTAAACACGGCTTTCGTCCCTCTCCCGGAGAACTACAGGTATTCCATACCCCTGGCGGTCACGGCGTACGCGTCGATACTCATGGTTATGCAAGTTACAAAGTCCCACCGCACTATGACTCGCTGATCGCCAAGCTCGTAGTCCATGCAGACACAAGAGAAGAAGCCATTGAAAGAATGCAGCGTGCACTCGATGAATTTATCGTTACCGGCATCAAGACAACGATTCCATTTCACAAGCAACTCCTCATGACAAGCGCATTCAAGAGCGGCGAATTCGATACCGGATTTCTCGAAAACTCCGGATTTACGGTTTCGTAG